Proteins co-encoded in one Brassica rapa cultivar Chiifu-401-42 chromosome A02, CAAS_Brap_v3.01, whole genome shotgun sequence genomic window:
- the LOC103850369 gene encoding heat shock 70 kDa protein 10, mitochondrial isoform X1 produces MATAALLRSIRRRDVASTPFSAFKCLSRSAKTSSNSSYHAQNWRSFSRAFSSKPAGNDVIGIDLGTTNSCVAVMEGKNPKVIENAEGARTTPSVVAFNPKGELLVGTPAKRQAVTNPTNTLFGTKRLIGRKFDDPQTQKEMKMVPYKIVRAPNGDAWVEANGQQYSPSQVGAFVLTKMKETAEAYLGKSVKKAVVTVPAYFNDAQRQATKDAGRIAGLDVERIINEPTAAALSYGMTNKEGLIAVFDLGGGTFDVSVLEISNGVFEVKATNGDTFLGGEDFDNALLDFLVNEFKTSEGIDLAKDRLALQRLREAAEKAKIELSSTSQTEINLPFITADASGAKHFNITLTRSKFETLVNNLIERTRDPCKNCLKDAGISAKEVDEVLLVGGMTRVPKVQSVVAEIFGKTPSKGVNPDEAVAMGAALQGGILRGDVKELLLLDVTPLSLGIETLGGVFTRLIGRNTTIPTKKSQVFSTAADNQTQVGIKVLQGEREMASDNKLLGEFDLVGIPPSPRGIPQIEVTFDIDANGIVTVSAKDKTTGKEQQITIRSSGGLSEDDIQKMVRDAELHAQKDKERKDLIDTKNTADTTIYSIEKSLGEYREKIPSEVAKEIEDAVADLRSASAGDDVNEIKAKIDAANKAVSKIGEHMSGGGSAPGGGATQGGSEQTPEADYEEVKK; encoded by the exons ATGGCTACCGCCGCTCTCCTCCGCTCGATTCGACGCCGCGACGTCGCTTCCACTCCTTTCTCAGCTTTCAAATGC CTTTCGCGCAGCGCGAAGACGTCATCGAACAGCTCTTATCATGCTCAGAATTGGAGAAGCTTCTCAAGAGCATTTAG CTCCAAGCCTGCGGGGAATGACGTCATCGGTATTGACTTGGGTACAACTAACTCCTGCGTTGCCGTTATGGAGGGGAAG AATCCGAAAGTCATTGAGAACGCTGAAGGTGCACGAACCACGCCATCAGTTGTAGCATTCAACCCCAAAGGAGAGCTTCTCGTCGGCACACCAGCCAAGCGCCAAGCTGTGACCAATCCAACGAACACACTCTTCGGAACAAAGCGTCTGATCGGGAGAAAGTTCGACGATCCGCAAACGCAGAAAGAGATGAAAATGGTGCCTTACAAGATCGTGCGGGCGCCTAACGGCGACGCGTGGGTTGAAGCCAACGGTCAGCAGTATTCTCCTAGTCAGGTTGGAGCGTTTGTGCTGACGAAGATGAAAGAGACGGCCGAGGCTTACTTGGGGAAGTCTGTTAAGAAGGCTGTTGTGACGGTTCCGGCTTACTTTAATGATGCTCAGAGGCAGGCTACGAAAGATGCTGGTAGAATCGCTGGTTTGGATGTGGAGAGGATTATTAACGAGCCAACGGCTGCTGCGCTTTCGTATGGTATGACTAATAAGGAGGGTTTGATTGCTGTGTTTGATCTTGGTGGTGGGACGTTTGATGTTTCTGTTTTGGAGATTTCTAATGGGGTTTTCGAG GTGAAAGCCACAAATGGTGATACCTTCTTGGGAGGAGAGGATTTTGATAATGCTCTGTTAGACTTCTTGGTAAATGAGTTCAAGACCAGTGAGGGTATCGACCTCGCAAAAGACAGACTCGCTCTGCAGAGGCTTCGAGAAGCTGCTGAGAAGGCCAAGATTGAGCTATCATCAACTTCTCAAACCGAAATCAATCTGCCATTTATCACAGCTGATGCATCTGGAGCAAAGCATTTCAACATCACCCTAACAAGGTCAAAGTTCGAAACTCTGGTGAACAACTTGATCGAGAGGACCCGTGACCCTTGCAAGAACTGTCTCAAGGATGCTGGTATAAGTGCTAAGGAAGTTGATGAGGTTCTTCTCGTTGGAGGAATGACACGTGTTCCTAAGGTACAGAGTGTTGTTGCGGAGATCTTTGGGAAGACTCCTAGCAAAGGTGTTAACCCTGATGAGGCTGTTGCTATGGGAGCTGCGCTTCAAGGTGGTATCCTCCGTGGTGATGTTAAAGAGTTGCTGCTTCTAGATGTGACGCCTCTGTCGCTTGGTATTGAAACACTTGGTGGTGTCTTTACAAGGTTGATTGGCCGAAACACAACCATCCCCACGAAGAAGAGTCAG GTGTTTTCAACTGCAGCAGACAATCAGACACAAGTTGGGATCAAAGTGCTTCAAGGAGAGCGTGAGATGGCATCAGACAACAAGCTCTTGGGAGAATTCGATCTAGTGGGCATTCCACCATCACCAAGAGGCATCCCTCAGATAGAAGTAACATTCGACATCGATGCGAACGGCATTGTCACTGTCTCTGCCAAGGACAAGACGACAGGTAAGGAGCAACAGATCACAATCCGATCATCTGGTGGACTCTCAGAGGATGATATCCAGAAGATGGTGAGAGACGCAGAGTTGCACGCTCAGAAAGACAAAGAAAGAAAGGACTTGATCGATACCAAGAACACAGCGGACACAACGATTTACAGCATAGAGAAGAGTCTTGGTGAGTACAGAGAGAAGATCCCTAGTGAAGTCGCCAAGGAGATTGAAGATGCTGTGGCGGATCTAAGGAGCGCTTCGGCTGGAGATGATGTCAATGAGATTAAGGCTAAGATCGATGCGGCGAACAAAGCTGTTTCGAAGATAGGAGAGCATATGTCTGGTGGAGGTTCTGCACCAGGAGGAGGAGCAACTCAGGGAGGGAGTGAGCAGACTCCAGAGGCTGACTACGAGGAAGTGAAGAAGTGA